The segment tacaattgaCAGTGAAATCTGCCAGGTGTTATAGACATTAAGACAACAAATGAGATCATATCATCAGCAGGACTTAAGAggcttttaaaaatcttttctaCCACTAAtgtgtttatctttttgtttttttccagtttatGCCAAGGCCTTGAGTGGATGACGTCCAGAGCTGGACTCAGATAGCCCCCACTCAGTTGCCTGGCCTGACTACTTGCACCACCTGCATGGTGGCACAACAGCTTGTCCTTACTGGCTTattgttactttttatttttttaatgacaaagtTTGACTTTGACCTGGAGACGCAGGCGCAGGACGGGAGCATTGACATTTCCGCAGCTTAATTGTTGCAATGAAGCTGATGCTTCTCCCAGTCAGTAGAGACGTGAGTAGAACTAATGGACAGACCTGGTTGTGGAATGAAAAGTCGCTCCTACTGCAAAGAAGACAATTATTTCAACAGGACTCAAGTTCAGAACATCTCCACGTGTGAGGCAGGGTTGTACTGAACATGGATAATTTACACTACATACATATCATGTTGCATTATTTTATATCATATCATGTCTAGTATAAACATCACATGGATGAGTTTGTTTATGTTCAGGTCAAATTTAAAGGGATTACGAGCAGTATTGATGATGAAGGTGGCACCGAGTTCTGCACATAGCTCATCAGGACTAAACAACAATGTTCtcatgactttgtttttttttttttttttttcactagtGGTATCTGTTAggtgttgtttcagttttataagCTACACTGCTGGTGGTTTTTCCCAAACTATAGCTTATTGATGCCATTTTCAATTGTGGTAAAGTCTGAAATCTCCCTTTTATTAACTTTAAGCctgttcagcttttttttttttttttttttttaaggtttaaagtgttcaaactgcatttatatttttccttATCTGAACCTCCTGGAACAAAAGGAAATCAAGTGAACCATTCAGCAAAACATTAAATGgctaaaacattatttcaaGCTCAAATTTAATaacacaattttaaatttaaacactTGTGTCTATGATgcattatgattttttttaagttgttttgttGCCTAGTTTATCAACTGGAACTGTTTTAAACGGACGATCATTGGTGCTCTGCAAGTGTTTGAGACTGATCAACTGCATCTCAATATTACCTTTTCATGAAACTTTTGCAGCTATGTTGGCACGTATTCCTCTTCATGTTTTGTACTTTGTTTAAAAAGTTCAGAATAAGTCGTCATCAATTAGGTGCCAcaataatgagaaaatgttaCTTGTAAACCATCTGGATTGATGGTTCAGTAGCGACGGGGATGATCTTAAGTTTAAGGTCTTGGTCAACAGTTACATTACTTGATCCTCAGCCTTAAGTAAGCTGTTGTGTCTGGACCACCTGTGACAGTCTGCCATGATTAATACCCTTATCGCCATCTTCAAACCTAGTATGAGAATTCCTTCAACTAACAGGTCTAtgcatgtgtcactgtgaaacCTTCTATACCTTGTTCCATAGTGGCCAAATGGGAAAAAGATGCATGAGTTTGAGTCAGAATCCAAACACGGATGAAAACTGGTGTCCATCTCAGTCTGATAGAacttctgtgtctctgttgttgGGAAAAGGTATTTTTACACCAACAAGAAACAGCTGACCTGTGCAGCCCCACAGGCTCttagcacttttttttaaatcgtGCTGTCACAAAGCAAAGGAACTGATCATATAATGTCAGAGTAGTGGTGTCTAGTCCGGGTCATGTCCTGtatttcagttgtgttttcaataaaagtttgttttgaaCTTCGAGTCTGAATAGGACCAGGGTGGTctgattaaaacagtttattcaCATCTTCAATATATCAGGCCAATCAAAGCACATAGcaatcaagaaaaaaaaaaaaaacagaactccTACCCACCAGTTAAGAATGTAAAGAGGAGCTTATTTCTGGGAAATATTGTTGAACACATCAGCCATTTTTCTGTTAAGGGTTTTCCTCTAAATTCTACTATACATTCACTTTTCAATGAAACCTTTACAACAAGgtaaagagcaaaacaaaaaaaaaagaacactggCAAGACACATTTAGAACTGCAGGTCAGTAGGTTAAGATGACAAGGAAACATTCTGAATCTAAAAgacgattaaaaaaaaatgaaaaaacatctGCTAAGAGCTGATATGTTTTCTAAGCTGCAACTTCGAAGCCAAAAGTGGCCCTGGCCGTGCCCTCCTGTCttagaaacacagacaagcGTTTGCAGTAATTCAATAGATTCAATAATACGGTTATAAATGAAGCGGTTTTAGATCTCAAACTGTGCTACAAAAAAATTTCCACAGTAATGTCACTGTCACACATAAAAAGCAACACACAAAAGTAGCAACAATGAATAACATGAGCTTTCAGCTGATCAGTCAGTCTTAGCTCCAGCTCAGCTCGTTCCCAGTTTGGAATATCAAGGTTTAACTATATCACTTTCATTGATGCTGGTGTTTTCTGGGCTCCGCTGTTTGACATCATTTGCAAGACACTCAACACAGTCTCTTTTCCTTGCCCACGTATCCATGATAAGACTTCCTTCTCTGAAGTCCCAAGTGGCGTCTTTGGAAATGTGGCAGATAAACAGAAGCCCCCATGTTAATGTGTGCTGTTTGGGCTTGGAGCATTGAGCACTGGAGAATTTAACCTGCAAcactgggattaataaagtcaTTTGAATGTTGAGTGAAGAAGCTTAAAGTGATCATGAGATCTCATGGTACACAGCTCACTGCCGGCTGAAAAGAAGGTTTCAAACATGCATTAGTCCGAACTGTGAACATGGCTTTGGATGAGGCAGCAACatcccaaaaataaaaaaatgtaggATGAGGCGAAGAATGGGAGGAGACAGGAAGGAAAATCCTAGGTATCATCTTTGGCCGGGGCACATCCATCAAGAAAGTTCACACGCACAGAGCTCTGAGGCACCTAAAATGAGAAATGCAACTTGTGAAAAATAGGTCTCATCACAGAAGACCTGCATCCGCACAGCAAATCTGAAACAATACTGGCAGAACATCTGctgttcctcctctctctaaCGTTTGTTCAGACTTTCAGAAGCAACATTCAATAACGTTAATAGTGTAAAGCACAATGGGCCTAACCTGTCCTCAGTGAAGCCATCCAATTCCTCCTCATCATCCAGCTCCATGTCCAGCTCATTATCAAGACAATCACGACCATAGCCACTCAAGCCACTGAACAGTATAAAAGATTTTTGGTAATCAGATTAGCAAATTATATGGCTCAACATTAAAATAGCAGCAGTAATAGATTCTATTGTATGTTAACAAGACTCTTGACACATAAactatgcatttatttatttatttatttatgtgtgtgtgtgtgtgtgtgtgtgtgtgtgtgtgtgtgtcaaactgtaattcAGTCTGCGTTGCAGCTGCTGACCTGACGGAGCGACATGTGAAGAACACAATCCTCTTGAGCTTCTTGTTGTAGAAGAAGTAGTTGAAGGACCAGAGACTCCCTTCTTCACCAAAGGGGTCACAGTCCAGATCAGGGTTGTAGCTGGAACAAATAAGACACCCAGCTTTAAGACACTTTGCGGTATGTCAAAAACATTCGAGCAGCCAACAGTTCTCTGCTGTATGATGTGCTACAGTAAGTGTCTGTGTGCGTCTCCCACCTGTAAATGTCACAGCTCTGCAGGTTGATCTCCTGGTCGATGGCATTCCACAGCTCGGGCCCAAGAGAGTTGAACTCTTCCCCCACAGCTGAGAACAAGCTGCCGTTTACAGCATTAGCCACCTGCAAAGAAGCCACATTAAAATTCTTATATTTAATgcttttacttactttactactactacaaaatGCCAAATATCTGGCTTGCTACGGCAGTCAGACTTTACTGACCCAGTTGAGACTCGGTTCTCTGCTGAACTCGTGGGCTCGTGCCGCACTGAAGTCATAGTCTGGTCTGAAGGACTCGTTGAGTGTGGTGATGAGGTAGAATAAAGTCTTCCTGCAACACTTGTCACTCAGAGGGTTCTCCCCATCTTCACTGCTCTTACCAAGCctggacagaaaacaacaacaacagacactcGAATtaaaatttatataaaacaaaattaataaaaaaactactactactactactactactactactactactacatcatcatcatcatcatcatcatcaatctcagtgccactgtctctgTTCTTTATTATTGATATTCATTTTCAGTAATTGTTGCACTCACTGTGAAGggctggtggtgctggtggaCTGAGGGGGAGACAGAGCCTCCAGGACATGAGGTTCCCCCTCCTGACAGAACTGCTTGAACATGTGTTTATCGTCTCCTGCCATCTTACAGGAGTAGCTCTCAATCCTGTAGGatagaaatatttacatttacatgtaagaTTATCCATTAGGTTAAACACACCACTACACAATACATTAAGGGACACACGCTGGCTGCAGCTGGTTAATTTGACATTATTATAATGATTAAGGACAACTAAAAAAAACTTGCAACGCTGCAACATGACCCAGAATTTGACTTATCAATATAGTCCATGTCTCTCTACCTGAAATCCTATCTGCACAAACATGACTACCACAAGTCGGTGCTAAAATTTCTTACATGCTCTATCATGTCTCTGGGTCAGACAGttctgtatacacacatacatagtgCCGCCTGGTGTGCAGTTGTTTACTTTTTCGCCGCCTACACAGAGGTTATGCAAGAGCAAAGGTTGTGCAACTTTAGGACTGTCTACTGAGACCCTCTCTGGCCCTGCTGGACTAATTATAGAGACACTGGGTAGCAGAGGATAGTGTGGTGGAAATAACTGCTCCAGTTTtccacatatatacacacacacacaaaatcgCTGACATGTCGACAAAACACTGTGGGTAACCAGTGACAGGGCAGAAACACCATTAACACTACAGCACTATTTACCATTACCTATCTAACTGCACACAGCTCTGTCCACAGCTTCCACACGTCTGTATATTAAGGTACCATTGGATTATTAATGTACcatttattcactttttgtGCAAACACGGACAGTTGAACTTTCCATAGCATtgtaattaaatatgtttatattttaactaaTCAGAGAACTTCAACCATTCCTATCGGACAGGTGAATTGTGGCTTGATCATATACACTTGATCTGCAGCAGATGTTATAAACCTGCTGCACAACTGGTGGGGGTATATCGGCAGTTAAGGCATGCAGTGTGATGGTCCCACTGCTAGGATGTGCTGCCTCACTAATCCATTAAGCTGCCTAAACACCAGCAGCCTTGGCAGCTCCCGCATTAGTCAGCTATCATATAGTGTTACAGTATGCGTTTACGTGCATGTATATACacagctgaaacacatttcacaccAGTCTCCACAGAGTGTTGCGAGAGGACACCACGATGTGCGTCACTCTAGGTCACAACACTACAGAAGCTCAGTTTCACCACCCACAGTCAGACTGGGCTGCATAACTCCACAACCCACTGCCCTTTATGCAACTACACTGTCACTATAACTACAGAATATGTTACATAACATGAAcacactgtaatgtttttacagtttgctgGGTCAAAAACATCTAATCCCTGTTAGTTATTAACTTTCACTGTGGCCTCTCAAAGTAGATTTGTGGTGCAGAAGTCTTATCATGATATTGCATAACATGTACATACTTGTTTGCTCTACTAGCCCCATTTACGAGTTTGTGATCTCTGAACGAGCCACACCTCTCATACTCTTAACTTGTTTCATGACAAGATACCAGACAACACTTttcttaaaaactaaaacccTCCAGTGgttcatctttttaaaacagGGTCTGAGGCCTCATTGTGTTATGCCGATGTTCCTGTTGAGCTTGTACAAAAATACACCTTGTGAGTGAGTTGAGCCTGCATAACCCCAGGGCTAGCAGCTAGTGTGTCCTGGATGTTTCTTCTGCTTGCCCTGCAGGGCCCCAACTGCTCTAATCTcctgatattaaaaaaatgacttAGCTGTCCACGCTGCAAATACTGCtgcaaatgtaattttgttCTGTGCACATTTGGAATATTTTGCCTGTTGTTGTGTTAGGTGCATAACAAGTGGTTCAAAACACACTGTCCAAAGTAGGATTGATAAACTTGTACTGTAATACAAGCTAAGGATCTACGATCTCTTACCGGCCAAGGATGCGAGACTCTCCTGTTTCAACACACAGTCGAGAGCTGAGGGCCTCGAAGCTGGAGTTTTCCAATAGTTTCATTGTggcctaaaaaacaaaaaggtcagAAATAGAAATCTAGTGTTAATCAACAGTTAGAGGTGTGTTAGGCacttctcactttctcttttatgAACTTttacaaaccaaacaacaaaacgATTTCAGAAAATAGTGAGCAGATTCTTGTTTACTCTTAAATAAACACCAGTTGCACACGTGTTTATATA is part of the Anabas testudineus chromosome 2, fAnaTes1.2, whole genome shotgun sequence genome and harbors:
- the maf1b gene encoding MAF1 homolog, negative regulator of RNA polymerase III b, with the translated sequence MKLLENSSFEALSSRLCVETGESRILGRIESYSCKMAGDDKHMFKQFCQEGEPHVLEALSPPQSTSTTSPSQLGKSSEDGENPLSDKCCRKTLFYLITTLNESFRPDYDFSAARAHEFSREPSLNWVANAVNGSLFSAVGEEFNSLGPELWNAIDQEINLQSCDIYSYNPDLDCDPFGEEGSLWSFNYFFYNKKLKRIVFFTCRSVSGLSGYGRDCLDNELDMELDDEEELDGFTEDRCLRALCV